From the genome of Streptomyces spinoverrucosus:
ACGGCGACGGTGACCACGAGCGCTTCGCCCACTACGTCCAGAAGGACAAGATCATGGCGAGCGCCCTCGACGGTACGCCCGTCGTGGCGCTGTGCGGCAAGGTCTGGGTGCCGGGCCGCGACCCGAAGAAGTACCCCGTGTGTCCCATGTGCAAGGAGATCTACGACTCCATGGGTGCCGGCGGCGACGACAAGGGCAAGGGCGGCGACAAGTAACCGTCTGACCCTTCCTTACTGATGTCCGGGAGGCCCCCGGGATGTGCTTCGGCGCGCCCCGGGGGCCTCTTCGTCATGTCACGAAGTGGTTGAGACCTCTTGTGGGCATGTTCATGTAGTTCATAACCTCCGGCTTGTTGTTGTGCAGAGCGAAACTGTCATTGCGCATGTTGCAACGCCTCGGAGGAGTACTCCATGAAGCTGTCCGTCCGACTGGCCGCCGTCGCGGCCGTCCTGGTCACCGCCGCCTGCGCCCCGCAGACGTCCGGCAACTCCACCTCCGGCAAGGACGAGCAGACCGGCACCCTGCGGGTCTGGCTGTTCCAGGAGGTCAACAACAAGCCGAAGGAGCAGGTCGTCCAGTCCGTGCTCGACGGCTTCGAGAAGGCGCACGAGGGCACCGAGGTCACCGTCGAGTACATCCCGGTCGAGACCCGCGCCCAGCGCATCAAGGCCGCCTTCAACGACCCCGGGAGCGCGCCCGACGTCATCGAGTACGGCAACACCGACACCGCCGGCTATGTGAAGGACGGCGGCCTGGAGGACGTCACCAAGGACTTCACGTCCTGGAGCGAGGCCAAGGACACCGACCCGACCGCCAAGCAATCGGTGACGGTGGACGGGAAGATCTACGGCGCCCCGTACTTTGTGGGCGTACGCGCCCTGTACTACCGGACGGACGTCTTCGACGAACTCGGCCTCGACGTGCCGAAGTCCCAGGCCGAGCTGATCGAGACGGCGAAGGAGATCCGGGCCGCCGAGCCCGACCTGTACGGCCTGGCAGTGGGCGGCGCCTACACCTACGGGGCGATGCCGTTCATCTGGGCCAACGGCGGTGAACTGGCCACCGGCAAGGGCGGCTCGTACGCCTCCGCGATCGACAGCCCGGACGCCCGGAAGGGCATCACGGCGTACACCTCGCTCTTCGGCGACGACAACTGCCCCGCCGCCAAATGCGCGGGGATGACCGGCAACGACACCGTCACCGCGTTCGCCTCGGGCAAGGCGGGGATGGCGATCGGCGGCGACTTCAGCCATCAGGCGGTGGAGGCCGGGGCGGTGAAGGGCAAGTACGCGGTGGTGCCGCTGCCCGGGGTCGAACCGGGCTCGATCGCTCCGGCGTTCGCGGGCGGCAACAACATCGGCGTACTGAAGAGCACCTCGCACCGCACACTCGCCGTCGACCTGATGAAGCGGCTGGCGTCGAAGCGGACGCAGGGTGAACTCTTCGACGCGATGGGCTTTCTGCCGACCTTCACGGACGTGCGGGGCGAGGTGGCGGAGCGTGAGCCCTTTGTGAAGCCGTTCGTCGAGACGCTGGCCGCGGAGACGAAGTTCGTGCCGGCGTCGCCCGCGTGGGCGCAGATCGACTCCTCGCTGGTGTTGCCGACGATGTTCCAGGAGATCGTGAGCGGCAAGAAGGGTGTGGCGGGGGCGGCGGGGGATGCGGCGGCGAAGATGGACGCCGCGTTTGGCTCCGCCGGGTGATGCGGGTGACGCCTAATGGCTTGGGGGTGGGGGAGCGTTCGCGGCTGCGGGCTGTCCGTGGCTTGTCGCGCAGTTCCCCGCGCCCCTGGGGGAGTGGCAGTACCCCTTGGCTATACCTTGCCCCGGCTCTCGTCGTCGTCGGTGGGCTGCTCGTCTACCCGGTCTACCAACTGGGGCTGATCTCCCTTCTGGAGTACACCCAGGCGCAGGTCAGCGGTGGGGAGCCGACGTCGTTTCAGGGGTTCGGGAACTACACCCGGTTGTTTGGCGACGAGCAGTTCTGGCAGGTGTTGTTGGCCACCGTGTTGTTCGCGGCGGCCTGCGTGGTGTCGACGCTGGCTGTCGGGTGTGCGCTCGCCGTGCTGCTCACCCGCGTGCGGGCGCTGCCGCGGCTCGCGTTGATGCTGGCCGCGCTGGGGGCGTGGGCGACGCCCGCGGTCACCGGGTCCACGGTCTGGCTGCTGCTGTTCGACCCGGACTTCGGGCCGGTCAACCGAATCCTGGGACTCGGCGACCACTCGTGGACGTACGGGCGGTTCAGCGCCTTCTTCCTCGTCCTGCTCGAAGTGGTGTGGTGCTCCTTCCCGTTCGTGATGGTCACGGTGTACGCCGGGATCCGTGCCGTGCCCACGGAGGTGCTGGAGGCCGCCGCGCTGGACGGTGCCTCGCAGTGGCGGATCTGGCGTTCGGTGCTGGCGCCGATGCTCCGCCCGATCCTGGTGATCGTCACCATCCAGTCGGTCATCTGGGACTTCAAGGTCTTCACGCAGATCTACGTCATGACGAACGGCGGCGGCATCGCCGGCCAGAACCTCGTCCTGAACGTCTACGCCTACCAGCAGGCGTTCGCGTCCTCGCAGTACAGCCTCGGCTCGGCGATCGGCGTCGTGATGTTGCTGATCCTGCTCGCGGTGACGCTCGTGTATCTGCGGCTGCTGCGCCGACAGGGGGAGGAGCTGTGAATCTTTTCCAGGGCCTTGTGCGCCGGCCGTGGCGGACGGCCGCCGAGGCGGCGGCGCTGCTGATCGCGGCCGTGGTCGCCTTTCCCCTGTACTGGATGGTGCTGAGCGCCTTCAAACCGGCCGGGGAGATCGAGTCCACCACCCCTCGGCCGTGGACGTCGGCCCCCACTCTGGATTCGTTCCGGCGGGTCTTCGGCCAGCAGGAATTCGGCCGGTACTTTGTCAACAGTCTTGTCGTCGCGTGCACCGTCGTGGTCGTCTCGGCGCTGATCGCGTTTCTCGCCGCGACCGCCGTGACACGATTCCGGTTCCGCTTCCGGACCACCCTGCTGATCATGTTCCTGGTGGCCCAGATGGTGCCGGTGGAGGCGCTGACGATCCCCCTGTTCTTCCTCATGCGGGACTTCGGCCAGCTGAACACGCTGGGCTCGCTGATCCTGCCGCACATCGCCTTCTCCCTGCCCTTCGCGATCTGGATGCTGCGGGGGTTCGTGAAAGCGGTGCCTCAGGCGCTGGAGGAGGCCGCGTACATCGACGGGGCGAGCCGGGCGCGATTCCTCTGGCAGATCCTTTTCCCGCTGGTCTTCCCGGGGCTGGTGGCCACGAGCGTGTTTTCCTTCATCTCGGCCTGGAACGACTTCCTCTTCGCCAAGTCCTTCATCATCAGCGACACTTCGCAGTCGACGCTGCCGATGGCTCTGCTGGTCTTCTACAAACCGGAGGAGCCCGACTGGGGAGGCGTGATGGCGGCGTCCACGGTGATGACGATTCCGGTGCTGGTGTTCTTCGTGCTGGTGCAGCGCCGACTGGTGTCGGGGCTGGGTGGAGCGGTAAAGGACTGATGTGGTGGACGTGATTCCCAAGCCCCTTCATCTGACGGCCCACGGGGCCGGATCCTTCGAACTGGGCCCCCGGACGCGGTTGGCGGCACACGACGGCGCCGAGTGGACGGAACGCTGGCTGCGGGCCACGCTGGGCGCTGCCACCGGCCTGCCGCTCCCACCGGCGGAGGGGCACGGGGACGACGTCATCCGCCTCTCTCTCGACCCGGCCGTCACCAAGGACCTGGGTGCGGAGGGCTACCGCCTCGCCGTCATGCCGACCGGCGTGCACCTGGTCGGCGGTGGCCCCGCCGGGCTCTTCTGGG
Proteins encoded in this window:
- a CDS encoding carbohydrate ABC transporter permease, which translates into the protein MRVTPNGLGVGERSRLRAVRGLSRSSPRPWGSGSTPWLYLAPALVVVGGLLVYPVYQLGLISLLEYTQAQVSGGEPTSFQGFGNYTRLFGDEQFWQVLLATVLFAAACVVSTLAVGCALAVLLTRVRALPRLALMLAALGAWATPAVTGSTVWLLLFDPDFGPVNRILGLGDHSWTYGRFSAFFLVLLEVVWCSFPFVMVTVYAGIRAVPTEVLEAAALDGASQWRIWRSVLAPMLRPILVIVTIQSVIWDFKVFTQIYVMTNGGGIAGQNLVLNVYAYQQAFASSQYSLGSAIGVVMLLILLAVTLVYLRLLRRQGEEL
- a CDS encoding DUF3039 domain-containing protein, coding for MSTLEPERGTGTGTLVEPTPQTSHGDGDHERFAHYVQKDKIMASALDGTPVVALCGKVWVPGRDPKKYPVCPMCKEIYDSMGAGGDDKGKGGDK
- a CDS encoding carbohydrate ABC transporter permease, whose translation is MNLFQGLVRRPWRTAAEAAALLIAAVVAFPLYWMVLSAFKPAGEIESTTPRPWTSAPTLDSFRRVFGQQEFGRYFVNSLVVACTVVVVSALIAFLAATAVTRFRFRFRTTLLIMFLVAQMVPVEALTIPLFFLMRDFGQLNTLGSLILPHIAFSLPFAIWMLRGFVKAVPQALEEAAYIDGASRARFLWQILFPLVFPGLVATSVFSFISAWNDFLFAKSFIISDTSQSTLPMALLVFYKPEEPDWGGVMAASTVMTIPVLVFFVLVQRRLVSGLGGAVKD
- a CDS encoding extracellular solute-binding protein, with translation MKLSVRLAAVAAVLVTAACAPQTSGNSTSGKDEQTGTLRVWLFQEVNNKPKEQVVQSVLDGFEKAHEGTEVTVEYIPVETRAQRIKAAFNDPGSAPDVIEYGNTDTAGYVKDGGLEDVTKDFTSWSEAKDTDPTAKQSVTVDGKIYGAPYFVGVRALYYRTDVFDELGLDVPKSQAELIETAKEIRAAEPDLYGLAVGGAYTYGAMPFIWANGGELATGKGGSYASAIDSPDARKGITAYTSLFGDDNCPAAKCAGMTGNDTVTAFASGKAGMAIGGDFSHQAVEAGAVKGKYAVVPLPGVEPGSIAPAFAGGNNIGVLKSTSHRTLAVDLMKRLASKRTQGELFDAMGFLPTFTDVRGEVAEREPFVKPFVETLAAETKFVPASPAWAQIDSSLVLPTMFQEIVSGKKGVAGAAGDAAAKMDAAFGSAG